The genomic segment GTGGGCACGACCACGGGCATCCCCAAGGCAACCCCCACGTGTGGCTCGATCCGGCCAACGCCGCCCTCATGTGCCGCAATATCGCCCGGGCCCTGGAAGTGGCCGACCCCGTCGCCCAGGACGCGTACCAGAAGGGGCTCAGCGCGTACCTGCTGCGCCTTGAGGCTGCGCTGGCGGGCTTCCGGGAGGAAGTGCAGACCCTGGAGGACCGCCGCTTTCTCTCGTACCACGCCTCCTGGCCCTACTTTGCCCGCAGTCTCGGCCTCGAGGAGGTAGGGGCGGTTACCCGGGTGCCCGGCCAGGAGCCCTCGGCCAAGGCCCTGGCCTCCCTGATCTCGCGCATTCGGGAGGAGCAGATCCGGGTACTGGTCACCGAGCCCCAGCTCTCCTCCAAGATCCCGGACCTCCTGGCCCAGGAGACCGGAATCCGGGTCGTAACCCTCTCGACCCTCCTGGGCACGGGCCCGGCGCCGGACTACCTGGGGCTCTTCGAGACCAACGCCCGCACCCTGATCCAGGCGCTCCAGGAGTCCTCCCGGTGAAGCCCCTGCCCTTCGGGGCGCCCACCGCCATCCG from the Thermodesulfobacteriota bacterium genome contains:
- a CDS encoding metal ABC transporter substrate-binding protein, giving the protein MWRALIFLWCLLVPASALASNAVRVVTTLPDLADWVRQIGGSQVDVRSLLQGFEDPHTYEPRVGDVKALAGARVLVKVGLGLEEWLDGLLENARNSELLVVEASRGVKVLGDEEAGHEDEKDHGHRRGHDHGHPQGNPHVWLDPANAALMCRNIARALEVADPVAQDAYQKGLSAYLLRLEAALAGFREEVQTLEDRRFLSYHASWPYFARSLGLEEVGAVTRVPGQEPSAKALASLISRIREEQIRVLVTEPQLSSKIPDLLAQETGIRVVTLSTLLGTGPAPDYLGLFETNARTLIQALQESSR